The sequence TTCTGAAAAAGAGAATGACGAAATGAATTCCATCATTGATGAATTTGAAGAACTCTGCCGCGACTATTTGGAGCTGGAGGAACTTGTTTATGGTATGCCGTGGCAAAATTATCCTGTGGAATACAAAATTACCGGCTCAAATATTGAACAAAGTGCGGAGAGCATAGCTATCAGAGAGAGAAACCGGTTGGGGTTAGGGGATGGGCCGATCCCCATGCTGCGGGATATCCTGGAGCAGGATATAGGCCTTCGGATTTTCTATTTAAAAATGCCTGCGAACTTTTCTGAAATGTATAACTATCATGATTACCTGGGAGGCTGTATGGCGGTGAATGCAAATCATCCCGAAGTAAGAAGACGTTGGTCTATGAGTCATGGATATGCCCATTTTCTTGTTCACAGGAAAGGGCCGGTTGTTGATTCAGAGGAAAAACATGTCCGGCTTGAAAAAAATGAACAATTTGCAGATGCTTTTTCAAAACATTTTTTAATGCCTGCAAATAGCATACTTAAAAAATACGATGATATTAAAAAGTCCAAGAATAAATTTACCATTGCGGATCTGTTTATTACTGCCCACTATTATGGGGTTTCACTTGAAGCAATGACTCGCAGGCTGGAAGAGATGAAACTGATTGATTTGGGAACCTGGGAGAAATTAAAGAGCCACAATATTCGAATAAAGGAAGAACAGAAAAAACTCAATATTGAAGAGTTACCCCAGCGGGATGATATGCTTCCCGTTCGATATCAGTATTTGGCACTGTATGCATTTGAAAAAGGGATGATTACGGAGGGGCAGTTTGCAAAATTCCTAAGAAAAAACCGTGTTGAAGCCAGAGACTTTGTTATGGAAAATCAATTTGAAATTGATGATGATCTTGAACTTGAACAGCCATTATCCGTTTTATAAAAGATTAACAAATGACTATTCATTTTGAACAGAAGGGTATCATACTTGATGCGTGTTGTATTATCAATTTGTATGCAAGTTCTGTTATGCAAGAGGTTTTAGAATCGTTTCAGTTACCTTTTTATGTAGACCGATATGTAAAAGAGAGAGAAGCATTAAAAATAAAAGGAGAAAAGGAAAATGAGTTTATTGATATAGATTTGCTCCCTTTTATCCAGGATAAAATATTGCACGAAGTTTCTCTGTCGGGTGAGGATGAGGTGAATACATTTGTTAATTTGGCGGTTTCACTGGATGATGGCGAGGCCAGATGTGGGGCTATTGCTGCTCACCGAAATTTAGTTGTTGCTACGGATGAAAAAGTTGGAATTCGAATATTTTCAGGCTTAGGGCCACCGATTTCCACAATCAGTACTCTGGAAATT is a genomic window of Balneolaceae bacterium containing:
- a CDS encoding XRE family transcriptional regulator, which codes for MKNILEELDPVVLGEELKHARNKAGMTQEEVSKLLDVARTTVTAIEKGERRIRPDELIKLSEAFNKSVHEFLRVKKPIESFQVQFRAAYKRSEKENDEMNSIIDEFEELCRDYLELEELVYGMPWQNYPVEYKITGSNIEQSAESIAIRERNRLGLGDGPIPMLRDILEQDIGLRIFYLKMPANFSEMYNYHDYLGGCMAVNANHPEVRRRWSMSHGYAHFLVHRKGPVVDSEEKHVRLEKNEQFADAFSKHFLMPANSILKKYDDIKKSKNKFTIADLFITAHYYGVSLEAMTRRLEEMKLIDLGTWEKLKSHNIRIKEEQKKLNIEELPQRDDMLPVRYQYLALYAFEKGMITEGQFAKFLRKNRVEARDFVMENQFEIDDDLELEQPLSVL